One Tursiops truncatus isolate mTurTru1 chromosome 3, mTurTru1.mat.Y, whole genome shotgun sequence DNA segment encodes these proteins:
- the RPS15 gene encoding small ribosomal subunit protein uS19 isoform X1: MVSVTAEVEQKKKRTFRKFTYRGVDLDQLLDMSYEQLMQLYSARQRRRLNRGLRRKQHSLLKRLRKAKKEAPPMEKPEVVKTHLRDMIILPEMVGSMVGVYNGKTFNQVEIKPEMIGHYLGEFSITYKPVKHGRPGIGATHSSRFIPLK; this comes from the exons ATGGTGAGTGTCACG GCGGAAGTGGAGCAGAAGAAGAAGCGGACCTTCCGCAAGTTCACCTACCGCGGCGTGGACCTCGACCAGCTGCTGGACATGTCCTA TGAGCAGCTGATGCAGCTATACAGCgcgcggcagcggcggcggctgaACCGCGGCCTCCGGAGGAAGCAGCACTCGCTACTGAAGCGGCTGCGCAAGGCCAAGAAGGAGGCGCCGCCCATGGAGAAGCCGGAGGTGGTGAAGACGCACCTGCGCGACATGATCATCCTGCCCGAGATGGTGGGCAGCATGGTGGGCGTCTACAATGGCAAGACTTTCAACCAGGTGGAAATCAAG CCTGAGATGATCGGCCACTACCTAGGCGAGTTCTCCATCACCTACAAGCCTGTGAAGCACGGCCGGCCCGGCATTGGGGCCACCCACTCCTCCCGCTTCATCCCCCTTAAATAG
- the RPS15 gene encoding small ribosomal subunit protein uS19 isoform X2 — protein MAEVEQKKKRTFRKFTYRGVDLDQLLDMSYEQLMQLYSARQRRRLNRGLRRKQHSLLKRLRKAKKEAPPMEKPEVVKTHLRDMIILPEMVGSMVGVYNGKTFNQVEIKPEMIGHYLGEFSITYKPVKHGRPGIGATHSSRFIPLK, from the exons ATG GCGGAAGTGGAGCAGAAGAAGAAGCGGACCTTCCGCAAGTTCACCTACCGCGGCGTGGACCTCGACCAGCTGCTGGACATGTCCTA TGAGCAGCTGATGCAGCTATACAGCgcgcggcagcggcggcggctgaACCGCGGCCTCCGGAGGAAGCAGCACTCGCTACTGAAGCGGCTGCGCAAGGCCAAGAAGGAGGCGCCGCCCATGGAGAAGCCGGAGGTGGTGAAGACGCACCTGCGCGACATGATCATCCTGCCCGAGATGGTGGGCAGCATGGTGGGCGTCTACAATGGCAAGACTTTCAACCAGGTGGAAATCAAG CCTGAGATGATCGGCCACTACCTAGGCGAGTTCTCCATCACCTACAAGCCTGTGAAGCACGGCCGGCCCGGCATTGGGGCCACCCACTCCTCCCGCTTCATCCCCCTTAAATAG